In Sphingomonas crocodyli, a genomic segment contains:
- a CDS encoding XrtA/PEP-CTERM system exopolysaccharide export protein, which produces MGLCRSLVGGLGGFALTIAAVSPAIAAEPAKELPPAPFVSPSATPGEDYAIGPLDALTVFVWRNPELGASVQVRPDGRITLPLITDMVAVGKTPTKLADDIRDALSTYIKDPIVSVIINSFSGTYSQQIRIVGAAEKPASIPYRAEMTLLDAMIAVGGLSEFAAGNRARLIRHNQTTGKQDEYKIKIESLIKRGDIKANVKLMPGDVIIIPESAF; this is translated from the coding sequence ATGGGTTTGTGTCGGTCGCTTGTTGGGGGACTGGGCGGCTTTGCGCTGACGATTGCGGCGGTTTCGCCGGCAATCGCGGCGGAACCGGCCAAGGAGCTGCCGCCTGCGCCTTTCGTGTCGCCGAGCGCGACGCCGGGCGAGGATTATGCGATCGGCCCGCTCGATGCGCTGACCGTGTTCGTGTGGCGCAATCCGGAGCTTGGCGCATCGGTGCAGGTGCGGCCCGACGGGCGCATCACGTTGCCGCTGATCACCGACATGGTGGCGGTGGGCAAGACGCCGACCAAGCTGGCCGACGATATTCGCGACGCGCTGTCGACCTATATCAAGGATCCGATTGTCTCGGTCATCATCAACAGCTTTTCGGGCACCTATTCGCAGCAGATCCGCATCGTCGGCGCGGCGGAAAAGCCGGCGTCGATCCCATATCGCGCGGAAATGACCCTGCTCGACGCGATGATCGCGGTTGGCGGGCTTTCGGAATTCGCGGCGGGCAACCGTGCGCGCCTGATCCGCCACAACCAGACGACCGGCAAGCAGGACGAATATAAGATCAAGATCGAAAGCCTGATCAAGCGCGGCGACATCAAGGCCAACGTCAAGCTGATGCCCGGCGATGTGATCATCATTCCGGAGAGCGCCTTTTGA
- a CDS encoding XrtA system polysaccharide chain length determinant, whose translation MEAIYTEIRIALFAIWRLRWLAIVVAWGVCLVGWAFVMRIPAAFESSTRISVQTSSRLTGQIGIDDSDRQKDMERVRQSLTSTETLKRVVANVSNGERALTSAESLPLIGALRSGISITANGDNLLEIKTRVGLKDFSDRETAFIVRNVTQQLVDIFVQENILGSRDESQQALAFLDQELARRAKELANVDRQRAALAQRTMGNLPGSGSLEQRMELARNELSNVESNLMSAQSALAAMNGQLAATPASIPVAGAPGGGSTEQRIALLEGQLSDATARGWTDRHPDVIAMKSQLAQARAEQRRGGSVSGPMAPNPVYVSIKSMQAERQGNVAMYSARKAQLQADMQQIATRQLTAPDEEATGQKLDRDYTVLRDQYNKLLADRETAKLRADATGKSDKVAFRVIDRPSFPTKPAAPNRPLLLTGVLIAGLVVGAGVAFAKSQLSNSYTTTQQLAKASGLPVLGAISEVVTVETRAAKRQQLIWFSSAAGALTGVFGLLLLVEFVKRLMIS comes from the coding sequence ATGGAAGCGATCTATACCGAGATACGGATTGCGCTGTTCGCGATCTGGCGCTTGCGCTGGCTCGCGATCGTGGTCGCGTGGGGCGTGTGCCTGGTCGGCTGGGCGTTCGTCATGCGCATCCCGGCCGCGTTCGAAAGCTCGACCCGCATCTCGGTGCAGACCAGTTCGCGGCTGACCGGTCAGATCGGCATCGACGACAGCGATCGGCAGAAGGACATGGAACGCGTCCGCCAGTCGCTGACGTCGACCGAAACGCTCAAGCGCGTCGTCGCCAATGTGTCGAACGGTGAACGCGCGCTGACATCGGCGGAATCGCTGCCGCTGATCGGCGCGCTGCGTTCGGGCATCTCGATCACCGCGAACGGCGACAATCTGCTCGAGATCAAGACCCGCGTCGGCCTGAAGGATTTTTCGGACCGCGAGACCGCGTTCATCGTCCGCAACGTGACGCAGCAGCTGGTCGACATCTTCGTGCAGGAAAATATCCTGGGGTCGCGCGATGAGAGCCAGCAGGCGCTCGCCTTCCTCGATCAGGAGCTGGCGCGCCGGGCCAAGGAACTCGCCAATGTCGATCGGCAGCGCGCGGCGCTGGCGCAGCGGACGATGGGCAATCTGCCGGGCAGCGGTTCGTTGGAACAGCGTATGGAGCTGGCGCGCAACGAACTGTCGAACGTCGAATCCAACCTGATGTCGGCGCAGAGCGCGCTGGCCGCGATGAACGGGCAGCTGGCGGCGACCCCGGCGAGCATCCCGGTTGCGGGCGCGCCCGGCGGCGGATCGACCGAACAGCGTATCGCCTTGCTCGAAGGGCAATTGTCGGACGCCACCGCGCGTGGATGGACCGACAGGCATCCCGACGTGATTGCGATGAAGTCGCAGCTTGCGCAGGCGCGTGCCGAGCAGCGGCGCGGCGGATCGGTTTCCGGGCCGATGGCGCCCAACCCGGTCTATGTCTCGATCAAGTCGATGCAGGCCGAACGGCAGGGCAATGTCGCGATGTATTCGGCGCGCAAGGCGCAGCTTCAGGCCGATATGCAGCAGATCGCCACGCGCCAGCTGACCGCGCCCGACGAAGAGGCGACCGGCCAGAAGCTCGACCGCGATTATACGGTGCTGCGCGATCAGTATAACAAGCTGCTGGCCGATCGTGAGACCGCCAAGCTGCGCGCCGATGCGACCGGCAAGAGCGACAAGGTTGCGTTCCGCGTGATCGATCGCCCGTCCTTCCCGACCAAACCGGCGGCGCCGAACCGGCCGCTGCTGCTGACCGGCGTGCTGATCGCAGGGCTGGTGGTCGGCGCGGGTGTCGCCTTCGCCAAGAGCCAGCTGTCGAACAGCTATACGACCACGCAGCAGCTGGCGAAGGCCAGCGGCCTGCCGGTGCTGGGCGCGATTTCCGAAGTGGTGACGGTGGAGACGCGCGCGGCCAAGCGGCAGCAGCTGATCTGGTTCTCCTCCGCGGCGGGCGCGTTGACCGGCGTATTCGGCCTGCTGCTGCTGGTCGAATTCGTTAAACGTCTGATGATAAGCTGA
- a CDS encoding AAA family ATPase, translated as MDDQIPDKAQKKGRRRGGSLIERAGSVYDFEGILRARIFVPPTGEPTPIIDMPPVQPAFDPFKPAPAPELPPAPPPLIDAPAPPPPVSLAGSGGAGALPPVATPQVAAEPAALPAPDIIYKTAKVDRASLIEQGFIMPDAAITALAEEFRIVKRTLLLNAIGPTALPKGRRLLICSAQANEGKTFCAVNLALSMANERDVEVLLVDGDFAKPTVLSTLGIEGPVGLMDALADPDIDVETLVIKTDVGSLCVLPSGKYTNEATELIAAERTRHVLDRLASKPNRIVLFDSPPALAASPASVLAYHVGQVLLVVQADRTGEAELRDATLLLGGCEEIQLLLNKVRFSPSSRRFGSYYGYEAPR; from the coding sequence ATGGATGATCAGATCCCAGACAAGGCCCAGAAAAAGGGGCGTCGCCGCGGCGGATCGCTGATCGAGCGTGCAGGCTCGGTCTATGATTTCGAGGGGATTCTGCGCGCGCGCATTTTCGTGCCGCCGACGGGCGAACCGACCCCGATCATCGATATGCCGCCGGTCCAGCCGGCCTTCGATCCGTTCAAGCCCGCGCCGGCCCCCGAACTGCCGCCCGCGCCGCCGCCGCTGATCGACGCGCCGGCTCCTCCGCCGCCCGTCTCGCTGGCGGGCAGTGGCGGGGCAGGGGCCTTGCCGCCTGTCGCTACGCCGCAGGTCGCGGCCGAGCCGGCGGCGCTGCCCGCGCCCGACATCATCTACAAGACCGCCAAGGTCGATCGCGCCTCGCTGATCGAACAGGGCTTCATCATGCCCGACGCGGCGATCACGGCGCTTGCCGAGGAGTTCCGCATCGTCAAGCGGACGCTGCTGCTCAACGCGATCGGGCCGACCGCTTTGCCCAAGGGGCGCCGCCTGCTGATCTGTTCGGCGCAGGCAAATGAGGGCAAGACCTTTTGCGCGGTCAATCTGGCGCTTTCGATGGCGAACGAGCGCGATGTCGAAGTGCTGCTGGTTGATGGCGACTTCGCCAAGCCGACCGTGCTGTCGACGCTGGGCATCGAAGGGCCGGTGGGCCTGATGGACGCGCTGGCCGATCCCGACATCGATGTCGAAACGCTGGTGATCAAGACTGATGTGGGCAGCCTGTGCGTGCTGCCGTCGGGCAAATATACCAATGAAGCGACCGAGCTGATCGCGGCGGAACGCACCCGCCACGTGCTCGATCGCCTGGCCTCCAAGCCCAACCGCATCGTCCTGTTCGATAGCCCGCCCGCGCTGGCGGCGTCGCCGGCGTCGGTGCTGGCCTATCATGTCGGGCAGGTGCTGCTGGTCGTGCAGGCCGATCGCACCGGCGAGGCCGAACTGCGGGATGCGACGCTGCTGCTCGGTGGCTGCGAGGAAATCCAGCTGCTGCTCAACAAGGTCCGCTTCTCGCCCAGCTCGCGCCGCTTCGGCAGCTATTACGGGTATGAAGCCCCGCGATGA